The Drosophila nasuta strain 15112-1781.00 chromosome 2R, ASM2355853v1, whole genome shotgun sequence genome segment ATCCGACTTGATGCTGGCCAATATGTATAGTGTATAAGCATCGGTCTGTTCACGATCCAAACTCTTATTCGTGAAAATATCGCCGGTCAGTTTGTCAACATAGAAGGCGCCATCCTCGTTGCCCAGCAGCATGTAGTAGAAGATGTCTCGATTGTGTTTGCTCCGAGACGCAGCCTGAATGTGTCCTACTTTCACATCACGTGCACTGTTCTCATTGATCGACACCTTGTAGGGATTGGCGGCATCTGGGAATTCGGGACGATTCTCGTTGGCATCCACAATGCTCACCGTGAGCAGACGAAGTGACTCAAAGGGCGGATTACCCGAATCACGTGCTACCAAAATAATATCATAGCTGCAAGAACAATAAATATTAGTAGAGCAAATAGATGGAAAATAGGTATAGTATATTGGATATTAGTCATCGCTTACTTGGCGCGATTTTTGCGATTGAGCTGCTGCCTGGCCCGCAATTCACCGGTATCCTCGTCGATCTTGAACTCTGTGGTCTCCTGCACGTTAAGATTGTTCACCTGGAGATGATAACTGATTCTGCCACCGCCATCGGTGTCATTATCCTGCGCCTTCACCGTAAGCAACAAATAATCGGGTTGCACAATATCGCCTGGAATTTCGATGGTGGCATTCGATAGGGCTGGGATAACAAACTCTGGACGATGGCGATTCACTCGTAGCACAGTGATTAGTGCCTTGGCTGTGCTCTCCATGGTGCCCGATCCCTGGGTGTCCCTTGCAGAAATTAATAGTTCGTAGTTGCCATGTTTGCCGGACAAATTCTGGGCCGGATAGATGATTCCCGACTGGGCATCCAGTTTGAACAGCGCCATTTCATTGCCTGCGATGATAATATAACGCACATCGCCATAAAGTCCCTCGTCTAGGTCAGTCGCCTGCACCTGAAGCAATGCAGCCGGCGGTTGAAACGCGGCATTCTCCGACACAGTCGAGTTGTAAGTGGAGCGTGTAAACACAGGAGCATTGTCGTTAACGTCCAGAATGTTGATGTGAATCTGCAGTAGAAGAATTGGTGTGAGTCACAAATAAGAAACACTTTTAAGGCACAATCGCTTACCGTTGCCGTGGCAGACTTTTGCACAGTGGCCGGGGCTTTATCTTGTGCGACAACAGACAGCGTGAGCTCCTTTAGTTGCTCTCGATCTAGTATAGACGCATTGGCCACCATCACATTGCCCGTATAGGCATCGATGCTGAAGTACTTGTTGTTCTCACCAATCAACGAGTATGTGAGCTCCCCAAAGGCGCCCACATCGCCATCGTGTGCCTCCACTTTGCCGGCAACAGTGCCGCGTGGCGAGTTCTCGGTGATGTTGAAGTAGTACTCCGACTGACTGAAGTGTGGTTCATTGTCATTCAGATTGATGATGTCCACAACAATGTCTGCTGTTGCCGTCAGTGCTGGCACACCCGTATCGCTGACCGTAACCATGAACTTGACCTCCTTGACCAGCTCGTAGTCCAATCGAGACGTGGTGTAGATGACGCCCGTGGTGGAGTTGATGTCAAAGTAATCGTTGGTCGTTATGTTGAATTCACCAATGCTGGAATCCTCATCGCTGGCCTGCAATGTAGTCAGCACCGTGCCCACCGGTTGCTCCTCGACCATTTGCAGTTTAATCACCGGTTGCTCGGGACTCCAGGGTGCATTGAATCTCTATATAGAACGAGAGTTGAGGagattttttgttgtgaaaattgagtcataaatattatataaatatttggaaaattgaaaaaaaaaatcaatattaatgCACTCAGATTGCCGTAGCTGAAACTTGCACAGATGCCAGAAAGGATGTCGTATTTCAAGCTAAAGATTATCTTTGTAAACATCATTGCCATATTGTATAAGGCGACAGCATTGAATGTTCATCGCTTGCACTCGGACTTGCGTGAGGTCAAGGTGGTAGTCAACACGTCGAAACAGGAGATCTGGATACGACAATTGTTCATATTCCTAATTTCTACATTGCTGCTAATGCGGTTTCTCATGTGCTTCGTGGGTCTAGCCTCGAACATCATTGCAATGTGAGTAAACTGAATGTGTTTCCTCACTTATCTAGTGACCATCTCCGTATCTTAGCTATCCTTTATTAACCAATTCGCAACCAGAGCTTCTCATGCCCTCAATCATTATGCAGATCTTAGATAATGTGGCCTTAAACATTTATGAGATTGTGCTGGGCTATGCTTCTCTCAAATATCTGCATCCCGAAAGCTTTGCTGTCTTTCTTGTATTCCTTACGAAACTGATTGTGAAGACCAGCTGCTGTGTATCTGCGCTGTAAGAATTCTTTTCTCTGAAATATAGTtactttaactttattttcttCCTAGCAATCTATATGCTGAGAAGCATCATCAGTTGACCACAGAGTCTGGCACTCTGGACAGCGAGTCGAATGAAGAATTCGAAATTGATCAACAGCATTTTATGACAAATCCCATCGCCGAAAGCGAGACAAATTTGAGTGAACATTAATGataagtaaaagtaaaatgtaGTGTAAGCAATGCCTAACTTACCGGTGGTATTTTATTCACGTCGATAATCTGTATGATGAGCAGACCGCGTCCCTGCTGTACATTGGGTGCTGTGCTATCCGTGACGAGTACGTTGAGACGCATTACGGCGAAGAGATTGCGATCCAGCTGGCGATTGACCAGCACTTTACCATTACGAGTGATGGCAAAGTACTCTTTGAACTGTTCGCTGTGCGGCAATTCCTTGCCCTCTTTGTCAATGGCCGTGATGTCGTCGGTGGCAGCAAACTCCAGAGCATTATGTGTGGCCACATCGGGATCGAGAGCAATCAATGTGTGCACCAGGTGGCCAGTGTCTGCATCTGCTCTCACCTCGGCATGCTGTGTGGCGGGCACAAAGTAGGGATCCTTGTCATTGCTGTTCTGCACATTAATTGTCAGCGTGGCGGTGCCTGTCAAACTGGGTGTGCCCAGATCAGCGGCCTGCACCTGCAGCTGATACGTGTTGCGTCTGTCGTAGTCGAGTTTGCGGGACACAAACACTTCGCCGGTGCGCTCATCAATGCCAAAGTCATCGAAGCTGCCCTGTTGAATGCGATAGCGTAGCTCGGCATTTTTGCCGGTATCCAGATCGGTGGCCTGCAGCTTCTCCACACTGGTTCCAATCT includes the following:
- the LOC132785092 gene encoding uncharacterized protein LOC132785092 isoform X1, with protein sequence MPERMSYFKLKIIFVNIIAILYKATALNVHRLHSDLREVKVVVNTSKQEIWIRQLFIFLISTLLLMRFLMCFVGLASNIIAIYPLLTNSQPELLMPSIIMQILDNVALNIYEIVLGYASLKYLHPESFAVFLVFLTKLIVKTSCCVSALNLYAEKHHQLTTESGTLDSESNEEFEIDQQHFMTNPIAESETNLSEH
- the LOC132785092 gene encoding uncharacterized protein LOC132785092 isoform X3, yielding MPERMSYFKLKIIFVNIIAILYKATALNVHRLHSDLREVKVVVNTSKQEIWIRQLFIFLISTLLLMRFLMCFVGLASNIIAIS
- the LOC132785092 gene encoding uncharacterized protein LOC132785092 isoform X2, whose amino-acid sequence is MPSIIMQILDNVALNIYEIVLGYASLKYLHPESFAVFLVFLTKLIVKTSCCVSALNLYAEKHHQLTTESGTLDSESNEEFEIDQQHFMTNPIAESETNLSEH